The Rattus rattus isolate New Zealand chromosome 13, Rrattus_CSIRO_v1, whole genome shotgun sequence nucleotide sequence gaagaaagaaatagatctcagaagatggaaagatatcccatgcccatgaattggcaggattaatatagtaaaaatggccatcttgaccaaagcaatctacagattcaatgcaatcgctatcaaaattccaaatcgattctttataaagttagaaagaacaatttgcaaattcatttggggtaacaaaaatcccaggatagtgaaaactatcctcaacaataaaagatcttctggggaaATCCCCATCtgtgacctcaagcagtattacagagcaataataataaaaactgtatggtattggtacagaaacaggcaggtagatcaatggaatagaatcgaagacccagaaatgaatgcatacatttgtggtcacttgatctttgtcaaaggaacTAAAGCTATCCAGAGAAAAAATgagagcatttttaacaaattgtgctggttcaactggtgttTAGCACGtgtaagaatgcaaattgatccattcttatatcctCCTTATAAGCTCAAGTTCAAGTTGATCAAGGActcccacataaaaccagatacactcaaactattgggcacaggagaaaatttcctgaacagaacaccaatagctcatgctctaagatcaagaattgacaaatgggacttcacagaatttgcacagcttctgtaaggcaaaggacactgtcattaggacaaaactgtaaccaatagattggggaaagatctttaccaatcctacatctgatagaggggtaatatccaatatatacaaagatctcaaaaagttagacaccagagaagcaaataaccctatttaaaaatgggttacagagctaaacaaagaattctcagctgaagaatattgaatgtctgagaagtgcctaaagaaatattcatatcCTTAGTTaccagggaaacgcaaatcaaaagaaccctgagattccatctcgcaccagtcagaatggctaagataaaaaactcaagtgacaacagatgctgttgaggatgtggagaaagaggaacactcttccattgttggtgggattgcaagctggtacaaccactctggaaatcagtctggagtttcctcagaaaattggacatagtactacctgaggacccagctataccactcctgggcttatacctaaaagatgccccaacatataacaaggatacatgctccactatattcatagaagccttatttataatagcccaagctggaaagaacccagatgtccttcaatagaggaatggatacagaaaatatgtgtACCTTCACACAATAGAGTActaaaatgacttcatgaaattcataggcaaatggattgaagttgaaaatattatcctgagtgaggtatcccaaacacacacacacacgcacacacacaaacatggtatgcactcactgataagtgaatattaggccTTAAAttaggaatacccaagatacaatccacagatcacatgtagctcaagaagaaggaagaccaaagtacagatgcttcagtcttccttggaagggggaacaaaaataatcacaggacaaaatatggagacaaagcttggagtagagactgaaggaaaggccatccagagcctgccccacctggggatccagcctatccagccaccaaacacagacaatattgctgatgccaagaagtgcaagctgacagaaCCCTGACATAGCAgtttcctaagaggctctgccagagcatgacagatacagaggtggatgctcgcagccaaccattgaactgaaaaggtgcctaatggaagagttagagaaacgattgaaggagctcaagaagTTTGGGTcaccataggaggaacaacaatatcaaccaactagagctcccagggactaaaccaccaaccaaacaatacacatggagggacctatggcaccagctgcgtatgtagcaaaggatggccttgttgggtaccaatgagaggaaaagcccttggtcctgtcaatgtTCCATACCCCGGGGGCACGCCAGGGCAAGGagtcaggagtgggtgtgtgggtgggtgaccacccttatagaagcaggggtatAGGGAGTTTCCcaaggggaaacatttgaaatgtaaataaagaatatatccagaaaagaaaagaaaagaaaaaagaaaaagaaaagatttagtaCAAGGAGAAATAGCAATGAACTACAAAGAATTCCATTTTTCCAACATCACTTCAGTGTCTCTGGTCCACCTGTTCCATCCACAGACCTATTTCCTAACATCTTGTTGGGCATTCACATGTGATATCATATGTTGGAATATTAAAGATCCTGAATACCCTCCATGAGTAGATCATACTCATGGTAGGGTTTTGCTAATGCCGCTAAAACACACAGGCTTGAGTTTTATAAGTTTaagttgaaagagaaaaaagtcagaaaTTTTATTCAAGAAAATTACATACCAGTTTGTTTGGAACCACAAACAAAACTggacaaagaaaaaatgttaatatttcgGGAGATTTGTAACATATGTTACAAATAGAAGATTTTCAGACTTTCTGAAGGGCAggtaaagattaaagaaaatgtggggctgaagggatggttcagtggttatgagcacttgatgctcttgtgGAGGATACAGGTTTGACTCTATCATCCAGGTAGCAGCTCATAGCATTCTGGaactccaattctagggaatTTGGCTCTCtactctggtctccacagacaacaagcacacacctacatacattcaggcaaaccaattataaaacaataataaataaattgtttaatttaaaaaatgtaaaataaatgtggGGACAGCTCTTTCAGCAGAGCATTTGACCCAACACACGTGCACGGCATGCACTTGTGCACTTCTGCTGTCAAGTCATGAGAAAAACGTATTAGCATAATGCTGAAGTCATGACTTTGCATATCAGATTGGGgtgagaaatatatttaaaaaaaagcaccATAGTACCCCTATCAACCTGCACAAAAACCGTTAAATTCCAGCTGACTGTAAATTCACAAAGTAAAGAACTGCTATTCCATCAAGGctcaataaaactagaaatctGTTAATGACTGGGTGCAAGCTCATAGACAGAGGATTCTGGTTTCTCCTGGTGTCCATGAGTAGGTGTCTTTCCCCAGGTGAGACAGTTGATGTTACCAGGGTTGGTGAAGAGACAAAGGAGAGAACATAAggcaacaagaaaatgaaaatgacgGTGCAAACCCAAACTTGGTTGCCCTACTTAGAAGGGCTTTTTTCTGGATGGACCTATTGTACTGGTTTGGCATTCTCTGAGCCTTCAATGACCAGTTTTATACTGGACACTggtaggaaggacagaaagagaaaacacagaatatAAAACCTTCACATGGGCATGGAGTCTTGGGCATACAAATTTTAGTAAGTGCACCTGAGACCAACTCTGTGATTATTAGGAAAGACAATAATGTGTCTGAAATGTAAGATGTGCTTCTTGACTCATAGATCTAAGCCTACAGAGATATTCAAGTGGTCATGTCCCATTAAACAataatatatatctgtatgtTCAATAGGTATATAAAATAGTATTCTTGCTGCTTCGCTAACTTTTGCACAGAGTTGTAAGTAAAAACAGTGTAgccaataaatattatttattaacatGTAAATAGGAGCTGGCACCTCTGACAGTGGGACTCTATACACTGACTGAAAACATCAGGAAGCTCTGGaccttttgctgtgtgtgtggtgagagacaTGGGATAAACACAGACTGAAGAGTGTTCGTGCATGACATGGCGGCACTTCTTGAGACTGGTAGCAGTTTCTGAGCCTCTCTACATTGTGGATGTCCTTTCCTGTAGGTCAGGTCTCATTGTCTAAAAGTAAAAGCATTGCTGCATCTCAGACCTGGGAAACACCCCATGGCTTGAGGGTCCCGCAGGTGAAGAGCCACCTGGAGCTCACTCTTGGCAGATGTGTTCCATCACTTTGGCTTCTTCAGAACAACCTACTACAGCTTCACTCTGACAAATCCTAGAAACTTGAACTCAATTCACTAGAGGGCACAATAAGGCCATCTTACTTTCTCTAAAATGGCCCCAAAGGAGGGGATTCACAAAGTTTGCATTAATGAGGATCATTGCTAATATCCTGAAACTGGCAAAAAAACTGAGTGTCCAGTCCACCTGGTTAAGGACTGGTCCAGGGTCCAGACTTTCTGAGAAGAGCAGGCTCCAagttcaaaacacaaaaacctttgTTCCATGTGCTCATTAAATTAGGCAGTGCCCAGCTATTTTCTTTCCTGACCACTGAGAGGTGGGAAACAGATGGGAAACAGGGGAAGAGAGCAAGGCCCCTTCATCATTatcagttggtgtgtgtgtgtgtgtgggggggtgtttctGAACACACAGACCTATATGATGATGGAAGCCTTAGGGACAGAGGAACATCAAAGGGATCCTGAGGACAACAGCTGGGAGCAGTTGCCATCAGTGAGTGCGGTCTCTAAGTGTGGGGCCTTTCTCTGCCCTATAAATGcaggctgcctcctctctccacacactGGTCTCCAGCTCACCAATCCTCCAGGTGACTTGCAGCCATGAAGACGCTtgttctcctctctgctcttgtcCTGCTGGCCTTGCAGGTCCAGGCTGATcccattcaagaggcagaggaagaggctaAAACTGATGAGCAGCCAGCAGATGAGGACCAGgatgtgtctgtctcctttgaAGGCCCAGAAGCCTCTGCTGTTCAAGATTTACGTGAGTTCTGGTGCACAGAATGTTTGAGGCTTGGAGTCTCCtgaggggggagtggggagggttgTAGATTAGCCCTGTAATCCTGTCAGGTACAGTCTTGGGAGCCGTTGGATCTTCCCTGTCTCATTCATAGAGGTAACAGTGAGAGTCAAGCCACTGGgcttgattttcttccttttaaggtTTTTGATCCAACAATTTATCTGTgaaaaagctttaaaatatagAACATATTGATTAGACATTTTAGACCTGATCGATAATTTTGTAATAGGAAGAGATATCCGTTCTGCTTTGAAAATTAGATTTGGGACCCAAATGCCAGTGTATGAAGGTGTTGggtcaggaaaacagaaaaatgctgaTAGAATGTGGTGTAGATGTCAACTCCTATATGCGATTAACACTTGTTAAACATCTTATCTCCATGTGTTTGGGGTTGACTGTGGTGCTGGCTGTGATGTCACCCACACAGCAAACCTACTCTCTACCATGCACAGGACATCTTCATAGGGTAGTTCACTACCACACACTGCTGGCCTCCTTACTTCATGCCTGATGCTTTCTTGTTTCCTCAGGCTTAAGAAGGACCTCGCGGTGCAGTTGCAGAAGAGTCTGCAGAAGTCAGTGTCGCTGCGGCGTTCGGCTATCAAGGTCCACATATGCATCATAAATTCTGCTGCAGCTGAACATGGACCCCAAGGATGAGATAACCATATGCCCTGGGGCCTCACAGTCTGTCATTACCCTTGTGCTTGGCCTCGACTGTTTTTCCTTCTCCAATAAACTCCTTGCAGATAAAGAATCTGTGTTATGTTTCTTTGATGCTTTTTCTATGTGGCTTAGACAGGACTCTTCTGAGCCACGTAGCAGAACCTTCAGTGAACCCTTTGTAACATTTACATTAATCCTTGGCTACATTTTAGCCGTCATAAGAAGGATGAGCAGGAGGTTGAATACAAAGAGACAAGATGTTCTGTTCTACCTGCTCTCTGTCTATCAAGTCTTCTGTCCTTTAGATTAGAGTCACCCTCAAAAATGAGTCCCACGTTTTCATGTTCCATTTCTTTCAGTTGAAGGATGTTATGTTGTTTCCTTCCTGTAGCTATTGTGACCTCAGAGGCAATGAAGATGGTTGACCAAGTATCTGTGAGGGAGGATCCTGAGTGCTTGGGTTTGCCAAGGAATGGTCCAGCTGTGCCATGGAGATTTCCCTACAATCTTGTGGGAATTCTTCACACCAACTTCCTTAGTTCCTGccccagcttgcaatcccaccaaagtGTCTGAGGGTTCTGCTTTCCCTAGACCCTCACCCCCACTTGTTCACGATTGTTTCTTCATCTTAGTGATTCTGACTATGGTTAGATGAAACCTCTGAGaacttttcatttccatttctctgataaGAATGTTAAACACTTTATAATATACCTCTTAGCTATTTTTAGGAGTTCTTTGAATGTTTCCAACAACTGTCTGACCTATTTCAATAATACTCTTCACTGTGCAAACTCTTCCCATAAATAcctccttccctacccacccaaattcattactgttttttcttttgttttcctttttaaaaaatccctctGGATCAATTTGTGCCGCCCATATATTGCTAGCTTTTTCACTGGCACAAGGTCAATTCACCAGGAGATTCACTCAGAAAGAACTGTCTCTCCCACCCAGCAGTTAACAATTGGCAATACATCCAGTGCAAGGGGTGGAGTTTTTTATCCAACTCCCAGCTCCATGCAGGAATTTGGTTTGACTTGGGCTTGCATACTGTACACTCAAACATTCCTGATCTCatctctgtcttttttatttttgccaaaaTTCTCTGTTCTGATCCCTATGTGagtttttattgggttgttttaTTAGCTTTCTTAATTTACTTTCctagttctttatattttgcataataACCCATAGCGGGTATATTGCTTGCAAAGGGTCTTTACCACACCATGAGCTTCCTCTTTACTTGACTGAGAATTTCCTTTGCCATATGGAAGGTTTTTTAGTTCTATAAGGTCCTATTGTCAGTTATAGGTCTAAATCCCAAATGGTTAGCTCTAGACATGTAGACACATGAGCAATGTTAAATAGATTCTCTTAAAGAtatatgtgtgcctatgcatgcattaaaaatattatatgcatgtgtatatacatgtaataatTACAATTTAAGATGACCTAGTATGTGGCTCTTCATAAATATAGTAAGTTAGCACTGTTGcccatgttttaaaaagttttggaaGCTCATAATTTTCTGTGACATCAACCCCATAGTTTATAAGTCCTATGTCTTTTGTAAACCTTGGACTTTCTGTGTTAGTGATTTCCTAGCATAAATGCAAGCCTTCTATTACCTGTACCTGAGTCAAGGTCTTTCTGTCCAAGCATGGTTCTTATGACCCTTGTCATTCTGATATAACAATAGTACATTTGCCCTGCAAGTGCACAAGAAGTAGGACAGCAGATGGTGACACCGAGTCAGAGACGACCAAGTGACTTTGTTGACACTGAGGATATCTTTCCTGTGCTATTCTTACTTTTCTGACCTCTGCCCTTCTGAACACAATCTCCTTTCCATCCTCAGACAACACATATATTTTAAGCAAAGACCCAGAGTTGATCCTGAACACTTACTTCTACCTTGAGCCTGACTAATTTGTGCACTCAGTTTGCCAACTTCTATCCTCTGCTTCATCCAGTCATAGACCATGCTCTACTGCAGTGCTGGGTCCCAAGATGGGGCCATAGCCTTCAgtgcttctttcttctctcactcaccatgtatacacacagcTATACTTCAtcctttttttcaatttttttattgaaaatattctttttcatacaatatattctgatcacagtttcccatCCATTATCTCCTCCCAAACCCTCCTCACCATTCCAACTCcatgcatgtctctctctctctctctctctctctctctctctctctctctctctctctctcacacacacacacacacacacacacacacacacacacatgtaggttaacaaaacaaataaacaataataaaataaaataaacaaagggcACGAACCACTcatacacaagcaaacacacatatacagaaaccCACAAAATTGGAGACcgtaataaacaagcaaaaaataataaGGTTAAAGAGAAAATGCCAAGTCTGGCAGTGGCAGCACAATCCTTAATCCCATCAGTTGAGAAATGGAGGCCGCACATTTGAGTCCAGCttgcttggtctacaaagtgagtcccaggacagtcagggctacatagagaaaccctgtctcaaccctcCCATGAATCACCCAAGCAAGGTTATGGGAGATAAAAAATATCTCCAAAAATACCTTTGAGTTAGGTTACATCCACATAAAAACAGTAAACTCCTAATCTGCTTTCTTATTACACAGGGATCATTAATACCAagtcttatatatatatatatatatatatatatatatatatatatatatatatatatatatatatatatatcttctatgTGTTTAAGCATGAGAACCAACTGTGTATAGGAGATTTCCTCCTGCCATAAACTTCTGATTCCAAGATATGTTTGAAATGTACTAACTATAAGTTAGAAGAGAAAAAACTGTGAGTAGTTAAtattatatttgaatgtttaagtTTAATCACAGAGTCTATTTCACTCTACCTATTAGAAGAGACCATAGACACTAGAgaagcatatgtgtgtataagcatgtggGTGAGGGTGGGTTCCAGAACACCTACAAAAAAAAGGCAGTAAGAAAAAGCCTCACATCCTGGAAGGAACAATAGGTCCTATGTATCTTAGTTCCTACCAGCAGGGTTGTTCAAGCTGCTTGCTCTGATGTAGCCAGCATAGCAAACCCACACAACTCAGCATGGGTCTTCTCTTGGATTCTCTGCTATCACGTAGTAGGTCTAATTTTAGTGTCTAATACTCTCCATGTCTCTGGGTCCAACACTGGAACATTTCTTCATAAAAAGGTATCCCCCAGAAGACACTGACTTAAAGGCTTGTGTTGCAGGATGAAGCTCATCTCTGTATTTTGTAAAGGAAGCATGAAAACAGTAAACTCCTAATCTGCTTTCTTATTACGCAGGGATCATTGATACCAAGTCTTCAATTTGTTTTATTCTCAAAGTcccctgtaactttaattttttcaacccttatttttaatgatcgTTCTTAAATGCATTAACTTCCCTCTAAGCCCAGCACCCACTGGAgttagtagaaaagaaaggacacagggacagtggacctatttagaaatggttctttggagcaactcccatctatgttgtctggaaaccagcagttcagttcacaaggTGAACAGTGGCAGCtccatccacttgcaaacacttcgtGGAGAGACTATCAGTCCAGTTTGATAAAGTCTGGAGAGCagacatgaatcagcagtggtagtGCTTCCTTGTAGAgagagccaggcctcagcttggcaggagtcagcaggagggaccagcaagAACTCCAGGACAAGTTCTcaactgtgcctctctcagcaaattGAAGATCAATGAAGAGTCCAGTCCAACAAGAGTTGCACAGCGAGCTCTacaagcaagcctagctcagacTCCATTACTGTCTGTTGGGTCAtttttataccctccaaacagcATGTGTTCTCCActagtcttgcctcagcacatttcttgcctcagcatgagtacctgtctcagctgacatcactttgCCAATCAGCCCCAGTTGGCAGAATAGCCACAACACaacaccagaagttttttttttttttttgggtgcaTTTccctctatggagtcccaacaaatggagttCAACAACACAATGtgaggtggaccaatacatgtgtgctgTTAGCAAAGAATTCTTTATCGTGTGTCCTTTCACATTGTCACTTTACCAGGACAtccttcctcctgtgtctgcttaaggaaaatgtttcttcatgagtctgccttagtcttttcCATCtgtccacttcagctaaatgttccttcacatgtttgccccagcaaaacaccatccaacacaactgactttccaagtgaaagatccctgaagggagacccttactcaagtctcgggaagtcaCGGACTCCAGACACACGAGAAACCCATCTTGATGTAATACACagaggcgaggtttattacggaaaGCTCCGGGTCAACACATagcacgcaggagacagaggtgttgaccctgagtggctgggagaagggctatttaaaggaaaaagtcacaagccccaggagatgagggggtgtcaaaaggaaataccaaaaatgtcacaaggggaaactctcaatgtcacaggattgttcttaagactctagggtttaaatcaagggaaaggtcaagccctcattctcctgagaacagatcttgattcctcctgtcctttagggtaaatgtttgtcagagttgatgaagcatctgcatatgatacacatctggttaggcttcggCCCCGGTTTCCTGAAATACTATctgtaggacacaatggctggaacattatctgtagggcacaatgggggcttgaacaaacatcacaggggcagaacagaacccattactcatttactcatgtCGGGTGACATCCGGAGGGTCAGTGAGTCGGCACCagtcctcctgcatttttaaccatctgtcttcctgagtcagatcctgttgctgagttttgagctagtttaaaactTTATCTCTCAcaagaacccttaagttttcaCTTCAGTCCCCTCTAGAAAATCCTTACTATGTGTACGTCATTAACATTTGGTGTACAACTTTCTAAAGACTCTCAGATTCAACAATCAGGAACTTATTTCAaagccctttttaaaaaattctagcTGCCAGTGTTATGGACTCAGAAATCACTGAAAGACCATAGACTCAATTTAAGTTGTAATTAACTGAATATTTATTTCAAGCTGCAGCTGTCCTCAGTTCCCATGGTTGGATTTGAAACTGAGACCCAGCTAAAAGGGGAGGGCTCTTTAAGTATGAAAGACCCTGGTGCTCTTTCTTGGAGTTTCCTTAGGTGTGAGAGAACATCTGGAGTCTCTTGCATTCCTGGAATTCCTAGTATTGTCTTAGTTTCTGGTTGCTTTTAGAGCTGGCCTCAGACCTAAATTAGTTTCTTTAACCATCATATTCCCTATTACCTATAGAACACATGAAGCAAACCATTGACTCATACTGAGGTACAGGTTGACACTGAGTCTGTAGGGCTGCCCTtctttcaaaggctttttcttatataacccagacatgttgttctctcctctctcctcttctctgtcttcatgcaggctttctctctttttcttcttcctccctctgtgtttgttcccCTTGGCGACTTCCCTTACCTTCTTCCTTGCCACCAGTAAACTCAACTAAGCCCTAGAGCAGTTTCCCAATAATAATGCTTGTTTATATacttgtttataatttatttatataacttGTTTATGACAAGTTAGCAGCTTTTATAAGATTAGTATTTTACAGGTTTATATCTGTTAAATTTTTAGCCTTAAGAATCACAATTTTTtagtaaatttgtttttctgatcAAACCAACAATTAAAAGCTATTGATTAAATATTCAGATTCtgagaatccatctggaaccctggtgcacggaggctcccggaaggggcggcgcagatcttcctggtcgctgccaccgcggagagcccgtgggcagcaccccgcgagcgaac carries:
- the LOC116914494 gene encoding defensin alpha-like protein 1 isoform X1, giving the protein MKTLVLLSALVLLALQVQADPIQEAEEEAKTDEQPADEDQDVSVSFEGPEASAVQDLRECEVRRDLLCYCRISCQFWERLAGSCRSGGITYPLCCR
- the LOC116914494 gene encoding defensin alpha-like protein 1 isoform X2 yields the protein MKTLVLLSALVLLALQVQADPIQEAEEEAKTDEQPADEDQDVSVSFEGPEASAVQDLHVKSGVTCYCRRLRCQFGERLAGSCRSGGITYPLCCR
- the LOC116914494 gene encoding defensin alpha-like protein 1 isoform X3, which codes for MKTLVLLSALVLLALQVQADPIQEAEEEAKTDEQPADEDQDVSVSFEGPEASAVQDLRLRRTSRCSCRRVCRSQCRCGVRLSRSTYAS